In one window of Enoplosus armatus isolate fEnoArm2 chromosome 7, fEnoArm2.hap1, whole genome shotgun sequence DNA:
- the LOC139287750 gene encoding protein ANKUB1-like → MRVFIIFEGSCEPFDVPPDQTVGAMKQMVKDNFLVQLCNDKQVWQYLVLSYGGAALQDSWALCDVGITSGSAIRCLIKSEQRPVMRVFNAVTGETLPIMGSEALLHMSVAQLKTVVSTQSGLPVSTFRLSTPTGVQLYDCNQLQDYAIEVGTTLRLDTWDGWVEFLQGSLLGHRLTVQSHLSEKKPVMRFQLQVALYIAASLGHLDLAGWLLERGVHAEEPVGVHPYRQWCQETAHPDTGKCPIHLAAESSQLLILKLFITKNLLTLACRDPGGRSPLKVAIQRGHRDCVRYLANKLCSVVSLPNMSLSMRTYLKIKHWVSLGQKRAATNRCHYTSAAFKARVEDTLLVDGFSQPNMSSKSRKALTKPSREIKAKALQPLPPIRYSLSVSHLPSKRAPPHLPSLQSGDFKEMQKKQKQDVKSREDGLLDEISKEDSSLCRGRFTFPSITRESIPRPVFVGASPKSSHILTASLESFSHRCGLTPRENAIYCLTIASTFTEKSWLKQLSIARTLIRKCVHTMA, encoded by the exons ATGAGGGTCTTCATCATCTTTGAGGGCTCCTGTGAGCCTTTTGACGTCCCTCCAGATCAGACTGTGGGGGCTATGAAGCAGATGGTGAAG GATAACTTTCTTGTGCAACTCTGCAATGACAAGCAGGTCTGGCAGTACCTGGTGCTGAGCTATGGTGGTGCAGCGCTGCAGGACAGCTGGGCTCTGTGCGACGTGGGCATCACAAGTGGCAGTGCCATCCGATGCCTGATAAAG AGTGAACAAAGGCCTGTGATGCGTGTGTTCAATGCTGTGACAGGGGAAACCTTACCAATCATGGGAAGCGAGGCTCTTCTGCATATGTCTGTTGCTCAATTGAAAACTGTGGTGTCCACACAAAGTGGCCTTCCTGTCAGCACCTTCAGACTGAGCACACCCACTGGTGTGCAACTTTATGACTGCAACCAACTGCAAGACTATGCCATCGAAGTGG GCACTACTCTCCGTTTGGACACATGGGATGGATGGGTGGAGTTCCTCCAGGGTAGCCTCCTGGGCCACAGATTGACAGTACAGAGCCACCTGTCAGAGAAGAAGCCAGTAATGAG GTTTCAGCTGCAGGTAGCACTCTACATCGCTGCCTCTTTAGGCCACCTGGATCTGGCAGGCTGGCTGTTGGAGAGGGGGGTGCATGCTGAGGAACCAGTGGGAGTCCATCCGTACCGCCAGTGGTGCCAGGAAACCGCCCACCCAGACACCGGAAAGTGCCCCATCCACTTAGCTGCAGAGAGCAGTCAGCTCCTCATACTCAAACTCTTCATCACCAAGAACCTTTTGACCTTGGCTTGTCGGGACCCTGGAGGTCGTAGCCCCTTGAAAGTTGCTATTCAGCGTGGCCACAGGGATTGTGTGCGCTACTTAGCCAACAAGCTGTGCTCAGTAGTATCCCTGCCAAACATGTCGCTGTCCATGCGTACCTACCTCAAGATTAAACACTGGGTGAGTTTGGGGCAGAAAAGGGCAGCCACCAACCGATGCCACTACACCAGTGCTGCCTTCAAAGCCAGGGTGGAGGATACGCTGCTGGTAGATGGCTTCAGCCAGCCAAATATGTCCTCCAAATCCAGGAAAGCTTTGACCAAACCGAGTCGGGAAATCAAGGCCAAAGCATTGCAGCCCTTACCTCCCATCAGATACTCACTTTCAGTATCACACCTCCCCTCTAAAAGGGCACCACCGCATCTACCCAGCCTGCAGTCTGGTGACTTTAAAGAGAtgcagaaaaagcagaaacaagatGTGAAAAGTCGAGAGGATGGCCTATTGGATGAAATCAGTAAGGAAGACAGCAGCTTATGCAGGGGCAGGTTTACATTCCCGTCAATCACCAGAGAAAGCATTCCCAGGCCGGTGTTTGTTGGTGCATCACCAAAATCTTCCCATATTCTGACTGCGTCTCTGGAGTCCTTCTCTCACCGCTGTGGACTAACACCGAGAGAAAATGCCATATACTGCTTGACTATAGCTAG TACCTTCACAGAGAAGTCTTGGTTGAAGCAGCTGAGCATAGCACGGACCTTGATCAGGAAGTGTGTCCACACCATGGCCTGA